Below is a window of Candidatus Saccharimonadia bacterium DNA.
ACCTGCGCGGGCAGTGACCGTTGAGCTCTCGGGCAGCTTGGCTGCCGGCTAACGAATGGGTCGCCCGCGCTGCGTCTTGCATCAGGGTCCGCAGCCAACACGGCTGCATCGATGACCGGTTGTAGTTTGTCAGTCCGCAACCTTGGCTCGATCGAATCGACGCGACAGACGCGCGGTGAAGCTGCAAGTCCAGACATGAATCGAGCCGCTGCGCGGCTCGAGAGGACTCATTCGCTTGACAGACGGGGAAGCCCTTGTAGTTTGAGTTCACCCGCTCGGTGCAATGAAGGGTTAGGCCGCACGTAGCTTAGCGGGCACGAATCTCACCCGCGGCGGCATACAGCAACCGCACTCCGAATGCGCCGACGACAGCGCCAGCAGTGCGACCGATGGCCACTCGCTTGCGCGCGTACTGTGCCTGCACACGGTGATGGGAGAAAGCCAGGGCGAGAAACATGTGCCACACGAAAGCATTGACCACAACCAGCCCCACCGCAAGCAGGAGCAGCAGCGGTGGTGGCTCCGGTGGCAGTGCGGTGGCGAAGACGCTGCCGAAGAACAGCGCAGACTTGGGATTCATGATGTTCGTGAGAAA
It encodes the following:
- a CDS encoding LysE family transporter; its protein translation is GVNAIFAAHPYLRIAVQVAGGFYLLSVALRLWRSSAAAGSSQHVQLSPSAAFRLGFLTNIMNPKSALFFGSVFATALPPEPPPLLLLLAVGLVVVNAFVWHMFLALAFSHHRVQAQYARKRVAIGRTAGAVVGAFGVRLLYAAAGEIRAR